The following is a genomic window from Deltaproteobacteria bacterium.
CACCTCGTCGCTGGATGCATCGATCACCCAGACGACATCATTGGTCGTATCGACCACATATATAAATTCACCGTCCGGCGTTGCCGCAATGGCCCCCAAATCGGGATCGGCTGTGTAACCCGCGGCGTCCGCATCAATAGTAATCGTGCCGACCTCGGAGCCTCCCTCTTCCAGAACATACACACTCCCCTCGGCCGCCGAGACATACACTTTTTGCCCGTCGCTCCCATCGGCAAAGACAATGTCGGCGGGGGCCGAATCGAGCTCGATCGAGGCAAGGGAATCCGCCTCGAAGTCGTAGACAAGGAGAAGGGAATCATCGATGTTGAGAAAATAAACCACCTCGTCCCCTTCATCCGTATCCGCCGCAATCGCCCCAAGCGTTCCCCCTTCGGTTTCATCGGAAAGGACAAAGATCCGCGGATCGCTGGAATCCTCCCCCGCCGCGCCGTCGGTCTCTTCCTCTCCGGTGCAGGCGCTGTCGTCGGCGCAATCGGAATCGTCGCAGTCGGTGTCGCCGTCGTCGTCATCATCTTCGTCGTCATCGCAATCGGTCTCGACATCCTCACAGGCATCGTCGTCGGCGCAGTCGGAATCGTCACAATCGGTGTCGCCGTCGTCATCGTCGTCTTCGCCGTCGTCGCAGTCGGTCTCGGTGTCTTCTTCGTCGCTGTCCGAAGAACTCTCGACCTCGTCGTTTTCCTCCCCGATATTATCCAGTTCAATCCGCGCCAGGTCCCCCCCTTCCAGGGTAACGATAAGGCTGGTCCCGTTTCCCAAAAGGGCCATTCCGCCGATGGAATCGTCAAAACCGGTCGGCTGGTCGACCGCCAAATCCCACGTTTCGGTGTCGATGATTTGTATTTCCGCATCAAGGATGGCGAGGATAAACCGGTCCTTGAAATCGCCGGTTTGGGGAACAAAAATCTGGGAGGCTTGGGATGAAAGGACATCCAGCGGCGCACCCCCTGAGGCCGGCTCTTTTTCCTCAATGGGCGCGGCACCGGCCGGGCCTGCGGCAAAAACGGTGCATGTCAAAAGCAAGACCGCCAGCCCGGGAATGGATAAACGCTTTAATCTCATGCGGGGTAATTTGGATGGACCCGCTTTTATTATATCAGTTTTTCGGCGATTTGCACGGCATTTAATGCAGCCCCCTTTAAAAGCTGGTCGCCGCAGACAAAGAGGTTTAAACCGTTGTCAAGACCTAAGTCTTTGCGGATGCGCCCCACAAACACCTCGTCATGGCCGGAGGCCGATAGGGGCATGGGAAAGCGGTTTTTTGCCGGTTCGTCCACAATTTTGACGCCGGGCATTTTTTGTAGAGCCTCCTTCGCCTCTTCGACGGTGACGGGCCACTCCAATTCCAGATGAATCGCCTCGGCATGGGCGCGGAAAACCGGCACACGGACAGCGGTCGGCGAGACAAGGATGGAATCGTCATGGAAGATTTTCCGGGTTTCGCGAATCACCTTGATTTCCTCCTCCGAATAACCCTCCGGCCCGACGCTGGAGTCGTGGGAAAAAAGATTAAAGGCAATCTGATGCCTGAAGACGTTTTTTTTGACCGGTTTTCCCGAAAGAAAGTCCCGGGTCTGCGTTTCCAGTTCATTGAGGGCCTTTGCCCCGGCGCCTGAAACCGCCTGATAGGTGGCCACCACCATCCTTTTGACTTTGGCGATTTTGTGGATCGGCCAGACCGCCATCGCGGCAATGATGGTGGTGCAGTTGGGGTTGGCGATGATCCCCTTGTGTTTTTTGATGTCGTCGGGGTTGATTTCCGGAATCACCAGCGGGACTTCCGAGTTCATCCGGAAGGCGCTGGAATTATCGATGACGACGGCCCCCGCCTTGACGGCATGCGGAGCGAATTCCTTGCTCCGGCTTCCGCCGGCCGAAAAGAGGGCGATATCGATTCCCCCAAACGAATCGGCCTTTAATTCGGCAATGGGATATTCTTTTCCCTTGAACTTCATTTTCTTGCCGGCTGAACGATTCGATGCCAGCAGACGGAGTTCTCCGATCGGAAAATTCCTTTTTTCCAAAACCCTCAAGAATTCCTGACCCACCGCGCCGGTGGCGCCGGCTATGGCGACATTGTATTTGGATTTTTTCTTCATCGTTTCTTTGCAACTGCGAGAAAGCAGAGAGCAGAAA
Proteins encoded in this region:
- a CDS encoding aspartate-semialdehyde dehydrogenase, which codes for MKKKSKYNVAIAGATGAVGQEFLRVLEKRNFPIGELRLLASNRSAGKKMKFKGKEYPIAELKADSFGGIDIALFSAGGSRSKEFAPHAVKAGAVVIDNSSAFRMNSEVPLVIPEINPDDIKKHKGIIANPNCTTIIAAMAVWPIHKIAKVKRMVVATYQAVSGAGAKALNELETQTRDFLSGKPVKKNVFRHQIAFNLFSHDSSVGPEGYSEEEIKVIRETRKIFHDDSILVSPTAVRVPVFRAHAEAIHLELEWPVTVEEAKEALQKMPGVKIVDEPAKNRFPMPLSASGHDEVFVGRIRKDLGLDNGLNLFVCGDQLLKGAALNAVQIAEKLI